From Nocardioides daedukensis, the proteins below share one genomic window:
- a CDS encoding response regulator transcription factor: MSTLLLLTSALQPSAEVLPGLALLSHGVKILPAEGSALLEAPDADLLLVDGRQELAQARDLCRLIRTTGSDAPVLLIVTEGGLAVVAADWGMDDVVLHTCGPAELEARIKLAIGRLNAQRDADDPESHVIRSGEVVVDDATYTAKLSGRPLDLTFKEFELLKFLVQHPGRVFSRQQLLQEVWGYDYFGGTRTVDVHVRRLRAKLGPEHETLIGTVRNVGYRFMPPAKLSEQAESEASAKESEQSQGADS, translated from the coding sequence ATGAGCACCCTCCTCCTCCTCACCAGCGCCCTGCAGCCGTCGGCCGAAGTGCTGCCCGGCCTCGCGTTGCTCAGCCACGGCGTGAAGATCCTTCCTGCCGAGGGTAGCGCCCTCCTGGAGGCTCCCGACGCCGATCTCCTGCTCGTCGACGGCCGCCAGGAGCTCGCCCAGGCACGCGACCTGTGCCGCCTGATCCGGACCACCGGCTCGGACGCGCCGGTGCTGTTGATCGTGACCGAGGGCGGGCTGGCAGTCGTGGCCGCCGACTGGGGCATGGACGACGTCGTACTGCACACCTGCGGCCCCGCCGAGCTCGAGGCACGGATCAAGCTGGCCATCGGCAGGCTCAACGCCCAGCGCGACGCCGACGATCCCGAGTCCCACGTGATCCGCAGCGGAGAGGTGGTCGTCGACGACGCGACGTACACCGCGAAGCTCTCCGGCCGTCCGCTCGACCTGACCTTCAAGGAGTTCGAGCTGCTGAAGTTCCTGGTCCAGCACCCGGGGCGGGTCTTCTCGCGCCAGCAGCTGCTCCAGGAGGTGTGGGGCTACGACTACTTCGGTGGCACCCGCACCGTCGACGTGCACGTACGCCGACTCCGCGCCAAGCTCGGTCCCGAGCACGAGACCCTGATCGGGACCGTGCGCAACGTGGGCTACCGGTTCATGCCGCCGGCCAAGCTGAGCGAGCAGGCCGAGTCGGAGGCGTCGGCCAAGGAGTCCGAGCAGTCCCAGGGTGCCGATTCCTGA
- a CDS encoding MoaD/ThiS family protein, with protein MSPQNVEQPDQETQVVVRYWAAARAVTGVNEDHFDGPLTLTELRGRILERHPGAERVIGICSMLVDDEPAGSLDPDTVRVRPGQSVEFLPPFAGG; from the coding sequence GTGAGCCCCCAGAACGTCGAACAACCGGATCAAGAGACACAGGTCGTCGTCCGATATTGGGCCGCGGCACGTGCCGTGACCGGCGTGAACGAGGACCATTTCGACGGTCCGCTCACCCTCACCGAGCTCCGTGGCCGGATCCTCGAGCGGCATCCCGGCGCGGAACGGGTGATCGGCATCTGCTCGATGCTGGTCGACGATGAGCCCGCCGGATCGCTCGATCCCGACACGGTGCGGGTGCGTCCCGGGCAGTCGGTGGAGTTCCTGCCGCCGTTCGCCGGCGGCTGA